Genomic window (Streptomyces liliiviolaceus):
GAAGCAGGCCGTCACGACCTTGCCGTGCCGCTGGCAGCGCATCTCCCACTCATCGGCGAGCATCCGTACGATCCCCACTCCGCGGCCGGACACCTCGCCGTCCGCCGGGTCCCGCTGCCGCGGCAGCGTCGGGTCCTCGTCGTGGACGCTCACATGGAGGCAGTCGCCGTCCCAGGTGAGTACCAGATGCGCGTCGCTGTTCGCGTGGATGTGGGCGTTGGTGAGCAGTTCGGAGACGGTCAGTACGACGGAGTCCACCGTGTCCGGCTCGGCCGCGGTCCACGGCAGGGACTCCAGATGTTCACGTGTCCACTCACGTCCGGCGCGCACACCGCCCGACACCGGAAACGAATGCGCCCAGCCCATTGCCTTGACCCCCACCGGATCACTCCCGTTCCTGCGGTCCGTACCTGCTTGTCCACGCATCTGGTACCCGGCAGACGCGCGCGCAGGCATCAAGGGTCAGGCGTCGAGGAGCCGCGCGAGGGTGTCCCCCGGTGTTCAGCCGGGCTGCGGGGTGGTGCGGATGGCCGCGATGTCCAGCTGGAGGCGGACCTTGTCGCTCACCATGGCGCCGCCCTCGGCCAGCCTGGTGTTGTAGGTCAGGCCCCACTCGGAGCGGTTGATGGTGGTGGTGCCGTCGAAGCCGACGCGCTCGTAGCCGAACGGGTCGGTGACGTAGCCGATGTAGGTGAGTTCGAGGACGACGGGACGCGTCCTGTCCTTGATGGTGAGGTCGCCGGTCATCCGGTAGACGTCGGGGGCCGCCAGTTTCACGGCGGTGCTGAGGAAGCGCATGTGCGGATAGGTGCCGGAGTCCAGGAAGTCACGGCCGGACACATGGCTGTCGCGCTGGTCCACGCCCGTGTCGACGCTGGCGGTGGACAGGATGATCTCGGCACCCGAGCGGGACGGGTCGCGGCCGTCGAGGAAGAGGCGGCTCTGGTAGTCCGTGAAGGCGCCCCGCACGGTCGTGACCATGGCGTGCCGGACGGAGAAGCCGATCCGGCTGTGCGCGGGGTCGATGACCCAGTTCCCGGTCAGGGTTCTCAGGTCCGGTTCCGACTGGCCGCCCTGGGGGAAATCGGGTGGCCCGTCGGGCCGTTGCGGTTCGACGAGGGTGGCCGAGCGACGCGGAGAGGCACCTCGATTAAAAAGATTCATGACTCACCCAGCTATTGCGCAATAGATATGTCTGCAAGCCAAACCAAGATCCACGAGTTTACCGGATTCGTACCCGCCGATTCGCCCGGCATCCCCGCCCGACCAATGGGTCACAGAATCCACACACACCTGCCACCCGGCAGGCAGAAGGCACTGAGTGCCTGGCCCGCACGGTTCCGCCCCGGGATCAGCGCAATTCCGGCGCCCAGTGCATATCGCCCTTTTGATGCCGGGTCAGTAGCCGTACTTCGTCGTGTACGCGCATTCGGTGTAGATGTAGCCGGACGACAGTTTGGCGGTGTCCGAGGCCGGGGACTTTCCGAGACCGTTCTTGGATTTATGCACGAAGTACGTCGTACCGGCGGGCAGCCGGATGGTCCGCTGCGGGTAGTTCTTGCCGCTGTCGCTGCACGGCTCGAAGCCCAGCGTGATCGTGCTGGCCAGGGAGTAGGAGGTGCACTTCCCGCAGGCCTTGAGAGTGAAGCTGCCCGTCACCGGGCCCGTGTACAGGACGGTGATGTCGTCGGGGCTGTCGTTCTTGACGGTGACAGAGATGCTGCCGCCGGACGCCGTGGTCGGCAGGCGCTTGCCCGCGGCGGGCACGGTCTGGGCGACCTCGGCGGCGATGACGATCTTCTTGGCGCGGGCCACGTTCTTCTGCGACCCGGCGTTCTTGACGAAGTCGTTCATGGTGGTGACGGCTTCGGCGAAGCTGCCTTCCTTGTACTGGTCCACTCCGCAGTCGTACGTACCCGACTCCGCGTTCTTCTCCGCGCGGTCGGCGTTCTTGTCGAGGGCCTGGGTCTGTCCGGCGTCCTCTCCCGGCAGTCCGACGATCTGGGAGTTGAGGGACTGGAGGCGCTCCACGGCCTTGCAGGGGTCGTCTCCGCGTACGTCCTTCACGGCCTTGTCGACGGCCGTCCCGACCGAGGGGCTCACCTTCGCGCTCTGTTCGGACTTCGGGAAAGTGCGGAGCAGTTCGCCGTAGTGCGTCGCCCAGTCCGCGGATCCGCCGGACAGGGACTGTGCGCCGCACTCGTAGAGCGAGGTGGCCAGCCGGTCGTCGGGCCATTTCGCCAGCGTGCCGAGTTCCTTCTCGTCCATGGTGCGCGGGACCGTGCGCAGGTATTTCAGGGGCGCCACCGCGGTGCAGTAGTTCTTCTCCTCGTAGGCGGAGGCGACGGTGGCGTAGTAGGTCCTGAGCCGGGCGGGGACCCGCTCGGCCGCCCGTGAGCCGGGGTGATCGGCGCGAAGGCCGCTGTAGACGGTCAGGGCCCTGCGGTAGTCGGACTCCGCGTTCTGGAACTGCTGTCTCCCGGCCGCCTTGACCAATTTGTCGGCGCGCTCCAGTCGGTCCAGGAGCATCTGTTCGGTGGCTTCGTCGCGTGCGCCGCCGTACAGGGCGACCCCTCCGGCGGGCACGGCGAGGAGCACGATGCCGAGGACGACGGCGATCCAGGCCGCCGGCGGCCACATCAGCCGGGTCCGCAGCCCCACGACCGCGCCGTGGACGGCCGCGAGCGCGAGGACGACCAGGTACGCGACGAGGGCTCCGCCGGGCACACCGTCCGGGTCCGCGGGCAGCGCCACCAGGAGCAGTAGCGCGGTCGCGACCCAGCAGGCGGCCATCAGCCACCAGCGGCGCACCAGTGCGTAACCGAGCCCCAGTCCGCTGAGGTTCAGGAGTGCCACGCCGGCGGCTCTCCAGCCGTCCGCGGGCGCGGGCGGTGGCGCGGTCGGCATCGGTGGTATGACGAATCCGTCGCTGAAGTCATTGCGCTGCCAGGACATGACGGTTCCCCCGGTCAATCACGTCCGAAGTTCTATGACTTGTCAGCGTACGGTCAGCCATAAGACGGCGACAAGAGGAAGCGGCGACCAGTCAGCAACAACCCGCGCCAGGAGCCTCGTTGACGGGTTCTCCGGCCTCGGAGGAAGCGTCGGCGGTGAGGCGGCAGAAACACGACGCCTCGACCGGTACGTCCGCCACGGCCGCCGCGATCTTCAGTTGCTGGGCCACGATCCGCGCCTCGCCCGCCCTGCCCAGCCGGACGAGGCACTCGTGGAACCCGTGCAGGGCCCAGACGTTGCCGGGATGGTGCAGCGCGCGGGGAAGCGTGTCGTCGAGTCCCAGGTCGGCGCGGTAGACGGCCTCCGCCTCGGCGACGCGCCCCTGTTCCAGCAGCAGGGCGCCGTACGCGTGCCGGGTGGGCTGCATCCACCCCCAGGGCTCGTCGTAGGGAAGGCCGTCGTCCAGTTCGATCGACCGCTCCAGGGCGGCGAAGGCGGCCTCGAAGTTCCCCTTGCGGTACTCCAGTTCGCCGTCGAGCATCGCCGACGCGACCGCGAGGATGTCGGCACAGGTGTTGTTGAACAGCATCCGGGTCTCCGGAACCCGTGCGACCGCTTCCCTGAACAGGGTGCGCTCGGTCCCGGCCTCGGCGATCCTGCCGGTGGCCGAGTACGCGACCCCGCGGGCGTAGTGGAGCATCGCGGTCGTCACGCAGTACAGCCGCGGGTCGGCGGGCAGCGGCAGTTGCAGGATGTCGGCCCAGCGGCCGAACCGGATCAGGACGTGGACCCGCATGGCGAGGAAGCCCTCCAGCCAGTCCGCCATGGGCGGGCTCTGCACCCTCAGCAGTTCCTCCGGGATGGAGGCCTCCAACCGGGCGGCGGTCTCCAGGGCGGTCCGCGACTGCCCGAGGAACATGGCCCCGTAGATCCTGAAGTGGTGGTTGTGCGACCGGTACAGCGTGTAGAAGTTCATCGCCCCGGACCGCGCGAGGTACTTCTCGTCGGCGGCGATCGCCGCTCCGTTGTCGGCCACCACGCGCCGGTAGTCGCCGCAGAGCACGTCCAGGTGGGTGGGCATGTGCTGGAGGTGGCCCGCGTCGGGCACGAGGCCGCGCAGCCGGTCCGCCGCGGGCAGCGCCGTCTCGGGGACCGAGGACATCTCCATCAGGTGGATGTACATGTGCAGCAGCCCCGGGTGCCGTACCCCGGCGTCCGTGGCGATCGCCCGTTCCAGCACCTCCTTGGCCTCCGCCGCGCGCGAACCGTCGGCCGGCTCGCCCGTGCGCAGGTCCCACAGCTGCCAGGGGGTGAGGTTCATCAGCGCGTCGGCGTAGAGCGTGGCCACGTCCAGGTCGTCCGGGGCGAGTTCGTACACGGCGCGCATGCTGTCCGCGTAGGGCTCGTTCCACACCGAACAGTCCTCGACGGCCTTCGCCTGCGGATAGCGGGCGCGCAGCGCGCCGATCAGGGCCTGTTCCACGGGGGTGGCACCGGCCGCCTTCTCCTGGGCGAGCTCCACGGCGGCGTGCGTACGGTCGACGGTACGGACCAGGTCCTCGCCGTCGAAGAACTCCCAGGGTTTGTTGTAGTTCGGGCCGAGGGCGTAGGCGATGCCCCAGTGGGCCATGGCGCAGTCGGGGTCCGCCGCCGCGGCGGCCTCGAAGCAGGCGACGGCCTCCTCGTGGTGGAAGGCGTACGACCAGACCAGCCCGCGGTCGAACCACAGCTGGGCCTGCGGGGACCCGGTGGTCACCGCACGGCCGTGATCACCGAGGTCGTAGTAGTCCATCCGCAACTCCTGCGCGTGCACGGCCGAAGCCCTCGAATCAGGTGTGCTCCAGAGCCTAGAGGTGATGCGCGCGCATTTGTCCCGCTTCCCGGTGAGTGCCGCGGGCGGTCCGTCCCCCGTCGTCGCGGGGACGGACCGGAACCGGCCTTCCCGCCCTCAGAACTCGCGGTCGATGCCGGTCACGAAGGCGGGGCCCAGCGGGGCGTCCTTCTCGGGGAAGCCGCTGTCGCGCAGGGCCCGCGAGATCAGCCGGACCGCTTCGGCCTCGGCGCTCGCCTGGTCCGACGCCTCGACCTCGATCCGGGCGGAGAACATGCCGCCCTCCTCGACCGTCAGCAGGCTCAGCTCCTCGCTCTCCCCCAGGTCCGTGTTCTTGGGGTCCCGGGGGCGGAGCCTGCGCTCGATGTCGGCGCGCGCGGCGTCCTCGACACCGTTGACGAACGTGCCGGGGACGGTGATGACGTACGTGGTCATGGGACTCCTTACGAGGCTGCGCCGGGTCGTCGAGGGCGGGTACGAACGCACGTGGCAGGTCGCACGCGGTGACATCCGCGGTTGTCCTGATCCCATGCAGTCGCTCCCTCGACCGGATCAGCTCCGTGTTCTGCTCCGCGAGCTGTCCGGTCCGTCTCGCCCGGCTCGTATGTGATCCACGTTCCACGTTCCCCTCCTTCGGCGGGAAATGCGGACTGTCCCGCGCGGCGGGCCGGCAAGGCACCCGACCAGCCTCTTTTCGCCGCGCCTCGTGCGTCGCGGTGTCAGGGCCGGGTGAATCGGGGAACAGCAGTCCCCACCGGACGCCCACGGTTCGCGTACACCCCGGTAGCCTCATCGAATTCACGCGCGCAGTGCCTCTCCCGGGTGCAGGCGGGGGGCCTCGTGGCGCATTCTTGCTGTGTCAGCCACCCGGGCGGCGCACGGACGAGGTAGGGCCGATGACTGGGAGAGCCGAGCACGAGACCCGGATCCCCGGACGCCTGGACCCGCTGCTCACCGGGATCACCACCGAGGCGATCAGCGCGGCCGGCGGCTTCGCGGGCGGGGTGTACCTGCGCTCCCGCACACCGGGGCTGCTGCGGCTGGCCGTGCTCTCCGGGCTGCCGGGACCGCTGTTCCGCCCCTGGTGGCGGCTGCACGTGGACCGCAGGTTCCCGGTGGCGGACGCCTTCCGGCTGGGCGTCCAGGTGGTGCTCCCGGACGCGACAGAAACGATGCGCCGCTATCCCCAGTTCGCGGCGAGCCTGCCGTTCCAGTTCGGCTCCCTGTACGTGCCGGTCGTGGGCGGGTCGACGACGTACGGCGTGCTGACCCTCCTGCGGCCCCCGGCCTCGGACGCCACCGAGGTGCTGCCCGACCGTGACCGCATGGCGCAGCTGGCCGAGGACCTGGGACAGGCCCTGTGGAAGCTGGAGGAGGACGGCGAGCCGGACATCGCCTGGGACGGCGAACCGCTCTGCGTACGCCCACCGGCCACGCATCCGCCCACCGGGCGCATCGGACGGTTCACCTGGGACCCGGTGTCCGACGTGGTGACCGCGGACAGCCGTCTGCACGCCCTGCTCG
Coding sequences:
- a CDS encoding ATP-binding protein, with the translated sequence MGVKAMGWAHSFPVSGGVRAGREWTREHLESLPWTAAEPDTVDSVVLTVSELLTNAHIHANSDAHLVLTWDGDCLHVSVHDEDPTLPRQRDPADGEVSGRGVGIVRMLADEWEMRCQRHGKVVTACFRPAGADPEDEHLWGDGAPDDGSRDQGSRDGGTRDDRAREGR
- a CDS encoding YceI family protein; this encodes MNLFNRGASPRRSATLVEPQRPDGPPDFPQGGQSEPDLRTLTGNWVIDPAHSRIGFSVRHAMVTTVRGAFTDYQSRLFLDGRDPSRSGAEIILSTASVDTGVDQRDSHVSGRDFLDSGTYPHMRFLSTAVKLAAPDVYRMTGDLTIKDRTRPVVLELTYIGYVTDPFGYERVGFDGTTTINRSEWGLTYNTRLAEGGAMVSDKVRLQLDIAAIRTTPQPG